aagtgtaaggttatgcatttagggattagtaacaagaattttagttatatgttggggatgcatcaattagaagtaacggaagaggagaaggaccttggagtattggttgatcataggatgactatgagctgccaatgtgatatggctgtgaaaaaagctaatgcggttttgggatgcatcaggagaggcatttccagtagagataaggaggttttagtaccattatacaaggcactggtgagacctcacctagaatactgtgtgcagttctggtctctcatgtttaaaaaggatgaattcaaactggagcaggtacagagaagggctactaggatgatccgaggaatggaaaacttgtcttatgaaaggagacttaaggagcttggcttgtttagcctaactaaaagaaggttgaggggagatatgattgctctctataaatatatcagagggataaatacaggagagggagaggaattatttcagctcagcaccaatgtggacacaagaacaaatgggtataaactggccaccaggaagtttagacttgaaatcagacgaaggtttttaaccatcagaggagtgaagttttggaatagccttccaagggaagcagtgggggcaaaagatctatctggttttaagattctacttgataagtttatggaggagatggtatgatgggataatgggattttggtaagtaattgatctttaaatattcagggtaaataggactaatcccctgagatgggatattagatggatggggtctgagttacccaggaaagaattttctgtagtatctggttggtgaatcttgcccatatgctcagggtttagctgattgccatatttggggtcaggaaggaattttcctccagggcagattggagaggccctggaggtttttcgccttcctctgtagcatggggcatggttgacttgagggaggcttctctgctccttgaagtctttgaaccatgatttaaggacttcaatagctcagacatgggtgaggtttttcgtaggagtgagtgggtgagattctgtggcctgcattgtgcaggaggtcggactagatgatcagaatggtcccttctgaccttagtatctatgaaccagGGTCGaccggagagtgctctgccatcgatttagtgggtgttcactagacccgctaaattgacccttgctgcatcgattgcagcagcactGATCTCCCCGTAGTAAAGACAAACCCATACATTTAGAGCATCAACACCACCTTCTCAGATATTTTTGgcacctccctttcctcctccacttCACATGCTGCAGCATCTGACCTGTGATGAAGTCCTGCACTTGGCCAGGCACAACTCAAAGTGATCTTCCACAGCCATGAAGAGGTTCTGGAAAGCGATAGCCGCCCGGTTCAGGAAACGCTCCAGGAGAAGTTGCTGAAAGAGGCAGAAATAATAAGCACCTATGTAAGTTAGTTACGGAAGGGGAATGGAGAAAAGTCGATTTCTTTGTTCGCATACACTGAGAGTTTGACAATTTCACCAAACTGTTCTTCTCACATTGTCTTTTGAAAGGTTTATTAGCAATGCTTTCTCAGTGCTccattttttaataataatattcaaaGTAGCTTTGGATTGTGCCTGCTTAATGGAATGTAGGGAAGTGCTGCAGTGCCAATACTCAAGGACCAGGAAAGATCATTAAAAATGAGAGCTTTGAGTCATGAAGAAAGATATTCTTGTGGCCGGTGCTCTGAGATGCAAGGAGGAAATCTGGGCTTATTTCCTGATTCCAAGTCCCTTAATCTTTGTGCCTCGGTTTTCCCCGATgtctcatcagtaaaatggggataatacttcccttctGTACTTCATGAGAAGCTTCATCAATGTTTACATGGCACTCATACACTACAGGGAGAGTGTTTGTGTTTGTCCAAGCCAACATTCCCTGCTACCCAGTATAAACCTCACCAAGCTCATTCAACTGTGAAGAATCATGCCTCTGCTGTTCACATACACAGTGCTGCCCCAAAACCAACGCCAAGGAGCAGGAACGTAGCGCTTAACCTGACGTGCTGGCAGCAGCAGTCTTCTCCGTTCCACGCTAGCGCTTCCACCACCAGCATCTTGGGTTAAGCACTACCTGGAGGAGTGGTAAAGGAGCACTCCTTCCCCCTGAAAGTCTGATGCCAGTTTTGTTGCACTTCTGATCCAATCTGCACCTCTCGAGGGGAGGTATCTGAATGTCAGGATAGCCAACTGGTATAAGCTTGCAGTCTTAGGGCGACATCTGTTGGCATCCTACATTCCTAACACTTGGTTATTATTAAGCATCCAAAAAGAAGTTTACAGGCAGTGGAAAGTTATGATAGGATCTTCTGGGATAAGAGGTGTAATACAAGCATAAGACGTTATTACAGCGGGTTGGAAAAAACTTTGACAGAACTGCATTCTCTGGAAAATGGTTCCATCAAAATCAGAATACTTAACAAAAATTACATCAGTTtgccaaaatttcattttggagaaaaaacagGAACAGAGTTCCAAGAACGTCAAAACATCCAAAACAGTTGGAAcgaaacactgatttttttctgtttggaatttactttttgtttttaatttttttttttaaattttgtattataTAAATAAGgtgcattgaaacatttcaatctTGTCAAAAGGAAATGTACTGATTTAACGCAAAATAATGatgcagagtggcctccctctcaTACAGAGAGGGTTACCGCCCCCTGGTGGGCACCACCAAcctcgccccaccccacccactttGCAGCTCAGTTGTGGCTACACCAGGAAAGGAAGCAGATGTCCCTCCCAGGGAGCTGAGCCCTCCCTGACAGGCAGCAGGGAGAAAAGGCAAACCACTGCCCCAGGAGATGGAAGACCCTGGGGAGAGACCAGAGGAAGGGCTGCCTGACTGTGAGATTGAGAGCCAGGTCCCAGGAGTGATGGAGTAGCGACAGCAGGAACTGGTAAGAAGTAACCCAGGGAAAGAAGATTTTAATCTGGTTGTGTTGCTGGGACTTGAGACAGCAACCACATGTTTCCCCGCCAACCCAGTGGCGGGATTGCCTGCCACAGCTAGGGCCCTGAGCTGAAACCTGGTGGAGCAGGGTGGGCCTTGATCCCCTACCCCCAGCCCTGTGTGCGAGGCTAGCACTGCACTAACCTTTAGGCCAGAAGGCCAGCAATATAGATAATTGTTGCTGTTTGCTCCATCCAGGAGGCTGAGGGCTATAAACTATTAATTGCTCTGCCCATGCTGAGCAGGCCGGAGGTCTAGCCTATTGCTacttgccccagccaggaggcagcGGGCCACAGACTGCTGAAGTGCTTCGCCCTCACCCAGAGGGTCAGAGCCCCTAGACTGTGCTGTGCCCATCCTTTCAAGAGGCCAGGGCTACCAGCTGACTGCGGGAGTGTCGACTTCTCTTTGTTGGATTATGCAGCTGTAAGGTAGAACAGCCGATGGACACACTGACTGCTGGATGCTGCCAGGAGAGGACACCCGGACTCTGAGAGGGAGAATGGCTACAAATgggtttttcaaaaattttctttcatggagaattttgaaatttactGCTCTCTTTCTTAATTGGAATGAAGAAATCTCAAAATCCCTTGCAAAATGGACTTTCTATCCTCCACAGAGCTCTAGCTGTTATTGTGAGACAATTTCTTACATGGTCCTAGCAGGCTTTCCCCTGTTTCCAGGTCCCCTCACCATGAGTGCACACACTTGGCCAGCCAGCATCTTAGGGGGCTCAGCCAACTGAACAGGATAAGCAAAGAGGCGCTCCACGCACCTTGTTGGGCTGCAGACAGCAGGAAACACAGTACTCGTACACGCTGCAACAACCGTTGGGCAGGCAGCTGTCACAACTATAGAGCTTTGCACTAGGCACATTGATGTTACAACAGCCGTTCACCAACACATCCTTCCTTTCACAGATGTAGCctgaaaaacagaggaaaaagtaGTAACTTACAGAATCCACTCTGCCGCACCCCCCCACTGGAGCAGGGGCATGGAACGTAACGGGGCTATAATAAGGAGTGCATGTACAAGATTAGGACCCTATCATTTGAGAACAGCCAAGTTTGAGGAATGCTGCTGTACACCAATGACTGATATGACCAGGTGGCCCAGCAGATGCTATTTAGAAATAATGAATCTTACGGCCAGTCTGTACTATAATAATACTTGTAGATAACTGTACTGGACTAAAATACATTCTAAGGACCAAAACTCACACTCTTCCAAATTTGctgtagtgggttttttttttgggggggggggggggtgttacagTAATTTCACTCAATACTTCTCCAGATAGATCACTGTCCCTCTCAATCTTAAAAAGAACCCTGTCACAGATACACACTGTTTAGCGATTGCAGTAATCCCTGGGTGCGATTGTCGCTTGATCCAACATACCCAAACTAGCTTTAATCTTGCTAGTTTGGCTACTGGAGTAGCAAAGTCGTGGCAGCATGAGCTGCACAAATCCAACTGAAATCCTGGGTAAGTTCACATTGCGGTGGCTTCATTGCTCTGGGCCCCATACTAGCAAATTAAAGCTATTTTAGGTGTATCAGCTTGCACTGCAATCATGCCCCATGATTACAGTCTAGATATACCCTGTGTATGAaacaggtgtccctccccccactgccatgtgctactcctgccctctgccttggagctgctctccggagtcttctgctggctggggggaggggggaaaggaaagaagaagaagaaggggggggctaatgtcagggtgtccccctcccccttgctcctgcaccccatttactccatctccatagagcaagaggggacatgacagggctcaggacagagggagttTGCTGATTAatttaacaaggcagtgtactcaAGAGTGAGTCAGAGAACTTAAACGGGAactgcgcatctctctctctctctctctctctcacacacacacacacacacacacacacacacacacacacactgtgtgtgtgtctctgtctgccatgctgtttcccctccctccactcctaccgccttgtagagtgtgagtcTACATTAACAACAAGTTAACTCCTTGAGGGCTCAGTCAATTGCTAGTTCACCATTTAGcactaaggcattccctgggaaatatcccaccctctgacttcaccacctcaatcaagcttcacagtcatcactgctgtgtacagtattaaattgtttgtttaaaacatatactctgtgtgtgtgtgtgtgtgtgtgtggcaaaaaaaaaaaattccctggaacctaccccccctcatttacattaattcttaaggggaaattggattcgcttaacatagttttgcttaaagttgcatttttcaggaacataactacaatgttaagtgaggcattactgtatttgcttttacagtgtcttcctctgtgtttggaaagtaATTAGTGCATTTGGAGGGCTTTTGCAATCTAAACAATAATAGTGATATAAAACGGGGGAAACTGGTCTCTCACACTGAAAGCACTGCATTCGCCCATAAATTTCACATACACACAGATGCTAGGTAAATCGGGGGGAGTCATTGGAATGCAGCATTGATTTCTCCATCTTTTATTCTTGCAAACATgccttaaaaacaaaatcctggGAACTGTCAGTCATACCAAAGTTGATTTAAACTTTTCCTTCTTTCAACTCTATGGCCACAATCCTTCAGACACTTATGCAcacatttaacttttaaaaagtgtgtagTTTCATTGACTATAAGGGgacaactcacatgcttaaaattaatcacatttaaatatttgcaggatgagTGCCTATACTATTTGTTGGGCCATATCAAAGCAGGTGTGACTAATACATTATATTATGGAACAGCTCAGTGTCtaggacctcactgtgctaggcactgtacaaaacaaagATGGTCCCACCTCCAATGAGCTTACAAACAAAATATAATATATGGCAGCCCCAGGCAAAGTAAACAATATAAAATTGCAATTAGAGGGACATTGCACCTATGCTACTGGCACCCTGTAGGATTTCTGGCATGACTGTGCTTGTAAGTATCTTAAAAATAGATTTGCAATTATAAAACAATGAAGTTAGTTGAGCATTTGAGCAAGTAGTGAATCATTTTCAGACAAGCCAAAAGAAAGATGTTTGTAGtgtaccttaaaaagaaaaattgcatGTATTTTACCTCTAATGGATGTCGTTATGAAATATGCCCTCTGCATTCCTATTAGGAGCAGACCAGGTAGATACATTCAAACAACTTTAAAATGACCATTTGATAAGGATGGGTGGCCAGTGATCTGAGAGTTTTGTTGCAATAATACATGAAAAGGAACTAGGGTGGAAATGTAGCCTACACTTAAGCCATCTCACATTATGAACCAGTTACATCTCAGAAGCTAAAGAGGGATGGGGTCAGCTCCAGAACTTGGATGGGTCCATTTAAGTGCTACAGAAAGTGAATCCTGTAGAAAGCATTCTACTCACTTCCCCAAGTCAATACAGAACCAAAATTCCAagcatggtgtttttaaaaatacataaaagtgCAATGACTGGAGTTTTTACTGTCCTGGCTAAATTCAAATTTCAAGTAGCAATCCCTCCACTTTAGTGCATTCCCACTAGAGTAAATTATTTTGTTATGGGAAATGTCTCAAATGCTACTTCCCTATAATAGAACATGGTCTCCAGATGAAGTGAAGGGTGTTCAGAAATGTATGCAACTACCTCTGGTGTGCTGTTAAGATAGTTGCTGCATTCACCCCAGAAGTTCCTAGAGCCATTACTGAACATCCCGTGCTTCAATTCAAGGTGGTGTTCTATTGAAAGGAagctgaacatagccattatatgaacaacataccctcatatttcagtgtctgtactttgacccgttaaccttttaaCCCCAACtagggatattgcagattatgtattccttacgccatccgatcctaaaccgaacttcgcaccccttgataatctgtatgttatcacctgataaccagaaacttctgtgTTTAAACTCtgtacctttttcttttttaacatcatcttaataaaattcttAAATCTTAGACAACATTTCTACAACAGAAGAATTTACTCTAGTGGGAATGCATGAGAGTGGAGGGAATTGCTACTTGAGGTCCCAGCAAAGATCAGAGGGTACACGCAGTGCTGAGCATTATGGTTTGCAGGAAAGGCTCTTATCAGTGGCCTTACCCAGCTCATCCGTAATGAATAGCTTCCCCTGGACAGAATTTCTGCACTGGTTACTCAGCTGACTGCTATTTCCCAGGCTGAACTGCACCTTCCACATGATGGGCTCATGTTCCTGTACTTGGAGAAGATTCCGATCGCGTACTGTCCTTTCTTCCTGCAACAAACCACAGCAATGCAAGTTAACACACAGTTCCCTTTTCTTACTCAACTCTGCGCTCCATTCCCTCAGCTAAACTCTAATGCAGGGGTCTCAAATACGCAGCCCGCATGTGGCCAGCAGGGTTATTTTCTGCTGCCTGCCAGCTCCCTgcgaccccccccgccccttccagagCAGCTCTGGCTTGGTGCgcactgagggcagggcagggaaggggttggaatgggggcagggaaggggtgggaagaggcggggcaggggtgggaactcacagaaggggtggactgggggcggggccggggtagcaggggggtggtcagtggtgcagccctcggcccaatgtactagtcctcatgtggccctcgtggtcatttgagtttgagacccctgctctaattGTTGCAATTCCCAAGACAGAAGGAAACTGCAAGAAACTAACACAGTATGAGATATCACACTGACAGCCAGAAGCAGTGGTTTACCACATATTGCGTGTAACATTAAACCAACATCATAAAAATTAAGGGTGCTGTAGATGTTAATTGCAGGACTGCTTAACACAATGTACCTCAGACATTATTTCAGGCCATAAAAGTAGCATTC
This window of the Dermochelys coriacea isolate rDerCor1 chromosome 15, rDerCor1.pri.v4, whole genome shotgun sequence genome carries:
- the SPRING1 gene encoding SREBP regulating gene protein isoform X2 — protein: MQEERTVRDRNLLQVQEHEPIMWKVQFSLGNSSQLSNQCRNSVQGKLFITDELGYICERKDVLVNGCCNINVPSAKLYSCDSCLPNGCCSVYEYCVSCCLQPNKQLLLERFLNRAAIAFQNLFMAVEDHFELCLAKCRTSSQSVQHENTYRDPIAKYCYGEYPPELLPI
- the SPRING1 gene encoding SREBP regulating gene protein isoform X1, producing the protein MGMVHFVSMAWRRVLRKRWVLGIVFGLSLIYFLTSTFKQEERTVRDRNLLQVQEHEPIMWKVQFSLGNSSQLSNQCRNSVQGKLFITDELGYICERKDVLVNGCCNINVPSAKLYSCDSCLPNGCCSVYEYCVSCCLQPNKQLLLERFLNRAAIAFQNLFMAVEDHFELCLAKCRTSSQSVQHENTYRDPIAKYCYGEYPPELLPI